In Mercenaria mercenaria strain notata chromosome 13, MADL_Memer_1, whole genome shotgun sequence, a single window of DNA contains:
- the LOC123565446 gene encoding uncharacterized protein LOC123565446 gives MLLNLFEGNELIREYFFAGYTYSEIITILNRRHGTTISLRQLSRRLRLLGLRRHNMPGNEGTVIEVIRREIEGSGSSLGYRAMTRRLLSSHGIVASRQTVAAVQRELDPEGVRLRQHRQFTRRIYINKGPNYLVHIDGYDKLKPYGFPIHGAICGFSRKILWLKVARSNNDPKVVATFFLEYLNAINGEIQVMKYSYYGTV, from the exons ATGCTCCTTAACTTATTTGAAGGAAACGAGTTAATACGAGAATATTTTTTCGCCGGGTACACTTACAGCGAGATTATAACAATTTTGAATCGACGTCATGGCACTACGATCAG CCTCAGACAGCTTAGCAGGCGCCTAAGGTTGCTTGGTCTTAGAAGACACAATATGCCAGGAAATGAAGGCACAGTTATTGAAGTTATCCGT CGTGAAATTGAGGGAAGCGGCTCCTCACTCGGATACAGAGCTATGACTCGACGTCTGCTGTCTTCGCACGGCATAGTTGCTTCAAG ACAAACGGTGGCTGCAGTTCAAAGAGAACTTGATCCAGAAGGTGTCCGACTTCGGCAACATCGCCAGTTCACACGTAGAATCTACATCAATAAAGGACCCAATTACTTGGTGCATATCGATGGATACGATAAGCTGAAGCCGTACGGTTTTCCCATCCACGGGGCAATATGTGG ATTTTCTAGAAAAATACTTTGGCTGAAAGTTGCCAGATCTAACAACGATCCAAAAGTTGTAGCGACCTTCTTTCTGGAGTATTTAAATGCTATAAATGGTGAGATACAAGTCATGAAGTACTCGTACTACGGTACAGTTTAG